The Clarias gariepinus isolate MV-2021 ecotype Netherlands chromosome 4, CGAR_prim_01v2, whole genome shotgun sequence genome window below encodes:
- the irx4a gene encoding iroquois-class homeodomain protein IRX-4a, whose protein sequence is MSYPQLGYPYSSAPQFLMPTNSLTSCCESRARSVSESGSCAPAPPPPPPPPPPQAPVYCPVYESRLLATARHELGVYSNPYAGGQGYGNYVTYGTEASAFYSLGAFDAKDSAASASITQAAAAAYYPYDPTLGQYQYDRYGSMDGGTRRKNATRETTSTLKAWLQEHRKNPYPTKGEKIMLAIITKMTLTQVSTWFANARRRLKKENKMTWAPRNKGSDEKRCGDDDNGSQEEQIKSDVNDDESRSRDDKELQLSDLDDFDAIESESSECDMKHQFHVNTHMNALPEHLKETSLKLPSLDGDALKLPSIRTSLERDPDLPKSCLKTQSRDCEHNPNGNTKICFQQDHQTLDSKPRIWSLAQTATSLHPTEYSSCMLRCQPVIPGSSSPPGKVPEKQQDSPVTTLRHWMDGVFHDPLFKHSTLDQQHNSNTAVSWSTTKGSILESGPQRD, encoded by the exons ATGTCCTACCCACAGCTCGGATACCCCTACTCCTCCGCTccacag TTCCTCATGCCCACCAACTCTCTGACGTCGTGCTGCGAGTCTCGTGCACGCTCCGTGTCTGAGTCTGGCTCGTGCGCTCCAGCccctccacctcctccacctcctcccccACCCCAGGCTCCGGTTTACTGCCCCGTGTACGAGAGCAGGCTGCTGGCCACCGCGCGCCACGAGCTCGGCGTCTACAGCAACCCATACGCTGGCGGACAAGGCTACGGGAATTACGTTACATACGGCACAGAGGCCTCGGCCTTCTACTCTCTG GGTGCCTTCGACGCAAAAGACAGTGCGGCATCTGCGAGCATCACCCAGGCTGCGGCTGCTGCCTACTACCCCTACGATCCCACTCTGGGGCAGTACCAGTACGACAG ATATGGCTCGATGGATGGAGGCACGAGAAGGAAGAATGCCACGCGTGAGACCACGAGCACGCTGAAGGCCTGGCTGCAGGAACACCGGAAGAACCCTTACCCCACCAAGGGCGAGAAGATCATGTTGGCCATCATCACCAAGATGACACTCACGCAGGTGTCCACGTGGTTCGCAAACGCCAGACGGAGACTCAAGAAGGAGAACAAGATGACGTGGGCACCAAGGAACAAGGGCTCTGACGAGAAGAGATGCGGCGATGATGACAACGGCTCGCAGGAGGAGCAGATCAAAAGCGACGTGAACGATGACG AGAGCCGAAGCCGAGACGATAAAGAACTTCAGCTGAGCGACCTGGACGACTTTGACGCCATCGAGTCAGAGAGCTCGGAGTGCGACATGAAACATCAGTTTCACGTAAACACGCATATGAACGCTCTTCCCGAGCACCTCAAAGAGACTTCCTTGAAGTTACCTTCGCTCGACGGGGACGCTTTAAAATTACCCTCCATTAGAACCTCGTTGGAAAGAGACCCTGATTTGCCCAAAAGCTGCCTGAAAACTCAGAGCCGAGACTGCGAGCACAATCCCAATGGGAATACCAAAATCTGTTTTCAGCAAGACCACCAAACACTCGATAGCAAGCCGCGGATTTGGTCGTTGGCCCAAACTGCCACCTCGCTACACCCGACAGAATATTCTTCATGCATGCTACGATGTCAGCCAGTGATCCCTGGCTCATCCTCACCACCTGGTAAAGTCCCGGAGAAGCAGCAGGACTCGCCGGTCACCACGTTGAGACACTGGATGGATGGTGTTTTCCACGATCCCTTATTCAAACACAGCACTCTGGACCAACAACACAACAGCAACACAGCTGTTTCCTGGAGCACAACCAAAGGCTCAATCCTGGAGAGCGGACCACAACGTGATTAA